A genomic stretch from Pseudomonas sp. MUP55 includes:
- a CDS encoding response regulator: protein MSEDAQDVVLIVEDDESIMFVLGEYLAGLGYRVLKAVNGKEAFEILATKPHLDLMVTDYRLPGGISGVQIAEPALKVRPELKVIFISGYPQEILDCNSPITRNAPILAKPFDLDTLQEHIQRLLA, encoded by the coding sequence ATGAGTGAAGATGCACAAGATGTCGTACTGATCGTCGAGGACGACGAATCCATTATGTTTGTGCTGGGTGAATACCTGGCTGGCCTGGGTTATCGGGTGTTGAAGGCCGTCAATGGAAAAGAGGCCTTTGAAATCCTCGCGACCAAGCCGCACCTGGACCTGATGGTCACCGATTACCGCCTGCCGGGTGGTATTTCGGGCGTGCAGATCGCCGAGCCGGCGCTCAAGGTGAGGCCGGAACTGAAAGTCATCTTTATCAGCGGCTATCCCCAGGAAATTCTCGACTGCAACAGCCCGATCACGCGCAATGCGCCGATTCTGGCCAAGCCGTTTGATCTGGATACGCTGCAGGAGCACATTCAGCGTCTGCTGGCTTGA
- a CDS encoding CheR family methyltransferase — protein MERSFLDKSSDIELRLLIEAIYLKYSYDFRDYSGASVKRRVAHALRQFDCATISALQERVLHDPAAFMQLLQFLTIPVSEMFRDPSHFLAIRQEVVPLLKTYPSIKIWIAGCSTGEEVYSMAILLREEGLLERTIIYATDINPASLDKAKQGIFSLENVRAYTANYQQAGGQRSFADYYTAAYDNAIFDKTLRENVTFADHSLATDSVFSETQLISCRNVLIYFNKKLQDRAFGLFHESLCHRGFLVLGSKETLDFSAYSKQFEPLVKQERIYRKS, from the coding sequence GTGGAGCGAAGTTTTTTGGACAAAAGCAGCGACATCGAGCTGCGCCTGTTGATCGAGGCGATTTACCTCAAGTACAGCTACGACTTTCGCGACTACTCCGGTGCGTCGGTCAAGCGGCGGGTGGCCCATGCCTTGCGCCAGTTCGACTGCGCGACGATCTCCGCGCTGCAGGAGCGGGTGCTGCATGACCCGGCCGCGTTCATGCAATTGCTGCAATTCCTGACTATCCCCGTGAGCGAGATGTTTCGCGACCCGTCGCACTTTCTCGCGATTCGCCAGGAAGTGGTGCCGCTGCTCAAGACCTACCCGTCGATCAAGATCTGGATCGCCGGCTGCAGCACCGGCGAGGAGGTGTACTCCATGGCGATCCTGCTGCGCGAGGAAGGTTTGCTCGAACGCACCATCATCTACGCCACCGACATCAATCCCGCCTCACTGGACAAAGCCAAGCAGGGCATCTTCTCCCTGGAGAACGTGCGCGCCTATACGGCGAACTATCAGCAGGCCGGTGGGCAACGTTCATTTGCCGACTACTACACCGCAGCTTACGATAACGCGATCTTCGACAAGACACTGCGCGAGAACGTCACGTTCGCCGACCATAGCCTTGCCACCGACAGCGTATTCTCAGAAACTCAATTAATTTCGTGTCGCAACGTATTGATTTATTTCAATAAAAAGTTGCAAGACAGGGCGTTTGGGTTGTTTCATGAGTCGCTGTGTCATCGCGGCTTCCTGGTGCTTGGCAGCAAGGAAACCCTTGATTTTTCCGCCTACAGCAAGCAATTCGAACCCTTGGTCAAACAGGAACGGATCTACCGTAAATCATGA
- a CDS encoding hybrid sensor histidine kinase/response regulator: MLSTVQAKLLIVDDLPENLLALEALIKREDRQVFKALSADEALSLLLEHEFAMAILDVQMPGMNGFELAELMRGTEKTKNIPIVFVSAAGRELNYAFKGYESGAVDFLHKPLDIHAVKSKVNVFVDLYRQSKAMKLQVEALERSRREQELLLTRLQATQAELEQAVRMRDDFMSIVAHEVRTPLNGLILETQLRKMHLARDNASAFTLDKMHAMVDRDERQIKSLIRLIEDMLDVSRIRTGKLSIRPARFDLTQLVRNLVHNFEPQVAAAESSMRLVADEPVEGNWDEFRIEQVVTNLLTNALRYGAKSPVEVRVYTEHDEARVEVRDHGIGISEENQKRIFQQFERVSVSHAAAGLGLGLFISEQIVAAHGGTIEVESRIGEGALFRVCLPLSATA, encoded by the coding sequence ATGTTAAGTACTGTCCAGGCCAAACTGCTGATCGTCGATGATCTGCCGGAAAACCTGCTGGCCCTCGAAGCGCTGATCAAGCGCGAAGACCGCCAGGTATTCAAGGCATTGAGTGCCGACGAAGCGTTGTCCCTGTTGCTGGAACATGAATTCGCCATGGCGATCCTCGACGTGCAGATGCCTGGCATGAACGGTTTCGAGCTGGCCGAATTGATGCGCGGCACCGAAAAGACCAAGAACATCCCGATCGTTTTCGTCAGCGCCGCCGGCCGCGAACTCAACTACGCCTTCAAGGGCTATGAAAGCGGCGCGGTGGACTTCCTGCACAAGCCGCTGGATATTCACGCGGTCAAGAGCAAGGTCAACGTATTCGTCGACCTTTACCGCCAGAGCAAGGCGATGAAGCTGCAGGTCGAAGCCCTGGAGCGCAGCCGCCGCGAGCAGGAGCTGCTGCTGACGCGCCTGCAGGCCACCCAGGCCGAGCTGGAGCAGGCGGTGCGCATGCGCGATGACTTCATGTCGATAGTCGCCCACGAAGTGCGCACGCCCCTGAACGGGCTGATTCTGGAAACCCAGTTGCGCAAGATGCACCTGGCCCGGGATAACGCTTCGGCGTTCACGCTGGACAAGATGCACGCAATGGTCGACCGCGACGAGCGCCAGATCAAAAGCCTGATCCGGTTGATCGAGGACATGCTCGACGTGTCGCGTATCCGCACCGGCAAACTGTCGATACGTCCGGCGCGCTTTGACCTGACGCAGCTGGTGCGCAACCTGGTGCATAACTTCGAGCCGCAGGTCGCTGCCGCCGAATCGTCGATGCGCTTGGTGGCCGATGAGCCGGTGGAAGGCAATTGGGATGAATTCCGCATCGAGCAGGTGGTCACTAATTTACTGACCAACGCGTTGCGCTACGGCGCCAAGAGCCCGGTCGAAGTACGGGTCTACACCGAGCACGACGAAGCGCGTGTGGAGGTTCGTGACCACGGTATTGGTATCAGCGAGGAGAACCAGAAGCGCATTTTTCAACAGTTCGAGCGGGTTTCCGTCAGCCACGCGGCTGCGGGTCTGGGCCTGGGCCTGTTCATCTCCGAGCAGATCGTCGCGGCTCATGGCGGGACCATCGAAGTTGAAAGCCGGATAGGCGAGGGCGCGTTGTTTCGGGTCTGTTTGCCGCTTTCGGCAACGGCGTGA
- a CDS encoding chemotaxis protein CheB — protein MSDAAITPLVGIEAIVVGASAGGVEALLSIFGGLPETFGLPIIAVLHLPDERRSQLAEVFARRLRIPVKEAQDKESIEAGTLYFAGPGYHLSVEHDHSLSLSQEDRVHHSRPAIDFLFTSAADAYGRGLLAILLTGANQDGARGLAHVKQSGGTTLVQDPAEARIAVMPLAALALHTPDHILSLSQIGSLLASLEPSPC, from the coding sequence ATGAGCGACGCCGCAATCACCCCGCTTGTCGGGATTGAAGCCATCGTCGTCGGCGCCTCCGCCGGCGGTGTGGAGGCGTTGCTGAGTATTTTTGGCGGGTTGCCGGAAACGTTCGGCCTGCCGATCATTGCGGTGCTGCACCTGCCCGATGAACGTCGCAGTCAGTTGGCCGAAGTCTTCGCGCGGCGCTTGCGTATTCCGGTGAAGGAAGCGCAAGACAAGGAGTCGATCGAGGCGGGCACCTTGTATTTCGCCGGCCCCGGCTATCATCTGTCGGTGGAACACGACCACAGCCTGTCCCTGAGCCAGGAGGACCGCGTGCACCATTCACGGCCAGCCATCGATTTTCTCTTCACATCGGCCGCCGACGCCTACGGGCGCGGTTTGCTGGCAATCCTGCTGACCGGCGCCAATCAGGACGGCGCGCGCGGGCTGGCCCACGTCAAGCAATCGGGCGGTACTACCCTCGTACAGGATCCCGCCGAGGCCCGGATCGCCGTGATGCCCCTGGCGGCCCTGGCGTTGCATACACCTGACCATATTCTTTCCTTGAGCCAGATTGGCTCATTGCTGGCTTCCCTGGAACCTTCCCCATGTTAA